A stretch of DNA from Candidatus Methylomirabilota bacterium:
GCGTGTCGCCGTCGTAGGTGAACATGCGCAGCGCGGGCAGGCTCTTGGCCAGCTCCTCCAGCTCGGCCAGCTGGTCCTGGGCCAGCGCCTTGGTGGGGAACAGGTAGAGCACTCGCGCGTCGGGCTGGGCCAGCAGCGACTGCAACACCGGCAGGTTGTAGCAAAGTGTCTTGCCCGACGCCGTCGGCGTGACCACGACGACGTGGTGGCCCTTGTCGACGAGCTCCCAGGCGCGCGCCTGGTGCGAATACAGCTGCCCGATGCCGCGCCCGCGGAGCGCGTCCGCCAGCCGTGGATCGAGCGACGTGGAGAAGGAAACCAGGACGGGCGGGCGCGCCGGGAACTGGCGGAGCGTCGTGATGCACGGCCCGGTCGACGGCGACGTCAAGAGATCGTCGAGGATCTCACCGAGCATCGCGCCAACTCTATCACGGTCGTCGCCGGAAACCGAACCGGCGCCGACGGGATGAGGGCGACCTTCCTCCTTGATGGCCAGGATGGCCACGACCAGGAGCGAGAAGCCGGCGGGCGCGGGAGTAGACTGGGCGCAAAGGAGGTTCCCCTGATCGTGCGTTTCGCCGCTTGGGTGCCGCCCATCGCCTGGATGGGCGTGGTCCTGTGGCTCTCGTCGGACGCGGGGAGCGCCGAGCAGACGGGCCGCCTCCTGGCGCCCGTCCTCACCTGGCTCCTGCCCGGGGCCACGCCGCTCCAGCGAGATGCGCTTCACGCCCTGGCCCGCAAGGCCGCCCACCTGACCGAGTATGCGACCCTCGCCGCGCTGTGGTTCCGCGCCCTCGTCGGGGGGAACGGGTGGTCGGCCCGCGCGGCGGCCTGGGCGGCGCTCGCGATCAGCGTCGCCCTGGCAGGCACCGACGAGGCTCACCAGTCCTTCTTCATCTCCCGTACCGCCAGCCTGGGGGACGTCGCGCTCGATTCCACGGGCGCGCTGGCGGCCGTGCTGGTCAGCCGCCGGGGCTGGCGCGCGGCGGCGGATGCGGCGACGACCGTACTCCTGTGGACCGCCGTCGCGGGGGGCGTCCTCGTGCTCGTCCTCAACGTGAGCATCGGCGTGCCATCGGGTGTGCTGTGGCTCACCGTGCCGGCCGCGCTTTTCACGCTCATCGTGCGCCGGCGCCGGCCCCGGGCTCCGTGACCGGCGCGACGGCGCTCAGACCTTGAGGCGGGGGTCGAGCGTGTCGCGCAGACCGTCGCCGAACAGATTGATGCCCAGCACGGTGAAGAGGATCGCGAGGCCCGGGAACGTCGCGAGCCACCAGGCCGTGGACATGTAGACGCGCCCGTCCGCCAGCATGCCGCCCCAGGTCGGGTTCGGCGGCTGGACCCCGAGCCCCAGAAACGACAGGGCGGACTCGATGACGATGACGCGCGCCATATCTAGGGTGGCGACGACGAGCCACGGCGTGAACACGTTGGGGAGGATGTGGCGCACCAGCACGCGCCCGTCGCGACTGCCCAGCGCGTGTGCCGCTTGCACGAACTCGCGCTCCCGGAGCGAAAGCACGGCGCCCCGAACGACGCGCGCGTAGACGACCCAGCTGGAGACGCCGATGACCACGATGATGACGGACAGGCTCGGCCCCAGCAGGCCGATGACGGCGATGGCCAGCAGGACGAACGGAAACGCCAGCTGGATGTCGGCCAGGCGCATCAGCACGTCGTCGATCCGCCCCCCGAAGTAGCCCGAGAGGAGCCCGGCCATCATGCCGAGCATCCCGGAGATCAGGACCGCCGCGAAGCCGACCAACAGCGCGGGCTGGGCCCCGAAGATGACGCGCGCGAGCAGGTCGCGCCCGAGGTGGTCGGTGCCCAGTGCATGGAGCTGGCCGGTGGTGTCGCGCCAGCCCGGGGGCTTCAGCCGGTTGCCGATGTCCTGCTCGATGGGATCGAAGGGCGACAGCCAGGCCGCCGTCAGCGCGGTGACGATCACGAGCGCGACGACGATCAGACCGGCCAGCGCCGTCCGCCGCCGGGCCAGGCGCCGCGCGAAGGCCACCCACTCGCGCAGCGCCGGCGAGCGCTCCGCCCCCGGCAGCGCGGCCGCCTCGACCGTGCGGTTCACCGCAGTCGGATCCGCGGGTCGAGATAGGTGTAGACGACGTCCACTACCAGATTGACCAGCACGAACGTGGAGGCCAGCAGAAACACCGCCGCCTGCACCACGGGGTAATCGCGGTTGTAGATCGCCTGCACGCTGAGCCGCCCAACGCCCGGCCAGGCGAAGATCGTCTCGGTGATCACCGCGCCGCCCAGCAGGGTGCCGAGCTCGATGCCCACGATGGTGACGATGGGGATGGCGGCGTTCTTGAGCGCGTGCTTCCACACGATGGGCGGGTTGGGCATGCCCTTCGCCCGCGCCGTCCGAATGTAGTCCTGATCGAGCACCTCCAGCATCCCCGAGCGAGTCAGCCGCATGATGCGGGCGGTCGTGAAGAGCCCCAGCGTGATGGACGGCAGGATCAGGTGCTGGGGTGTCCCCCGCCCGGACGAGGGCAGCAGGCCGAGCTGCACGGAAAAGATGAGGATGAGCATGATCCCCAGCCAGAAGGTCGGCATCGACTGGCCCAGCAGCGCTCCCACCGTCGAGACGTAATCGATGGCCGTGTTGCGGCGGACGGCGGAGACGATGCCCGTCGGGATGGCCAGACAGAGCGCGATCAGGAGCGCGGCGCCCGAGAGCTCGAACGTGGCCGGCATGCGCTCGGCGACGAGCCCGAACGCGGGCTCGCCGTGCCGCACGGACTGGCCGAAGTCGCCGCGCAGCGCGCCGGCCAGGAAGCGCCCGTACTGGACGAGGAACGGGTCATTGAACCCCATGGTCTCGCGGAATCGACGGATCTCTTCCGCCGTGGCGTCCGGCGGGAGGAGGACGAGGGCGGGGTCGCCGGTCAGATGCAGGATGAAGAAGACGACGAAGGACACGCCGAGCAGGACGAGGAGCGACTGCAGCAGGCGGCGGACGAGGTAGATCTTCATGGCACCGGCCCCGGCCGGCCCGGCCCCGGTCCCGGGCGGGGCGCGCCCGGCGGGCGGGGCCTCATTCCGCCCGTCGGAGACGGGCGATCGCCTCGATGTGAGGCGTCTGCGGGAACATGTCGATGGGCTGCACCCACTCCAGACGATAGCCCTGGCGGAGGAGATCGCCGACGTCGCGGGCAAGCGTCGCCGGATTGCACGAGACGTAGACGATCCGCGCGGGCCCGAGCGCGACCAGCGCGCCCAGCGCCTTCGGGTGGAATCCGGCGCGCGGCGGATCGGCCACGACGATCTGCGCCCGGACGCCGTCCCGCACCAGCGTGGGCAGCACGTGGCGCACTTCCCCGGCCAGGAACGTGCAGTTCTCGATCCCGTTCGCCCGCGCGTTGCCGACGGCGTCGGCGACGGCGGCGGCCGCCACCTCGATCCCGTAGACGTGGCGGCACCGGCGGGCCAGGAGCAGGCTGATGGCCCCGGTGCCGGAGTAGAGGTCGACGACGGTCTCGGCCCCGGTCAGCCCGCAGGCCTCCTCGACCAGCGCGAACAGCCGCTCGGCCTGGATGGTGTTCGTCTGGAAGAACGAGTTCGCGGACACCTGGAAGGTGAGACCGCCGAGGGATTCGGTGATGTGGTCGCGACCGACGAGGACGTGCTCCTCGCTGCCCACGGCGACCGCGGCCTTCTTGGCGTTGACGTTGAGGACCACACTGGCCGTGGCGGGGACGCGGGCCTTCAGCCGCTCGCCCACGGGCGCCAGGGTCTCCACGTCGGGCGCGGCCGCGACGATGTTCACCATCGCGGCCCCCGTGTAGCGCCCCTCCCGCAGCGTCACGAACCGCAGGAGCCCCTGCCCCGATTCCTGGTCCCAGACGCTCAGTCCGCGGGCCCGCGCCTGGGTCCGGACCTCGTCGAGGAGCGCGTTCATCGTCTCCGACTGGAGCAGGCACCGCTCGATGTCGAGCACGACGTCGTAACGGTCGGCCTCGTGCAGGCCGATCACCGGCGCGCCGCCGGCGCTGGCCACGGTGAACTCCATCTTGTTGCGGTAGCCGTACGCCGCGGGCGCCGGCAGGATCGGACGCAGCTCGAAGGCCGGGACGGCGCCCAGCCGCTCGAGACAGTCGCGCACCTGCTTCTCCTTGAAGGCCAGCTGCGCCTCGTAGGCCACGTGCTGCAGCCGGCACCCGCCGCACCGGCCGAAGTACGGGCACGGGGCTGCCACGCGCTGCGGGGAGGGCGACTCGATCGCCTCGATGGCGCCGCGGCCGTAACGGGCGCGGGTCTCCGTGACTCGCACCCGCAGGCGATCGCCGGGAATGGCGCCGCGCACGAACATGACGTAGCCGTTCACGCGGCCGACGCCCTCGCCGCCGAACGCGAGATCGTCGATCGTCAGCTCGAGGAGTTCGCCGCGCCGCGGCTTTGCCATGGGTCAGGCCACTATAAAGGGGGGGTCGGAGGCGAGTCAATTTACCGTGCGCGACTCACGCTGGCCACGTCGCGCGATGCGGGGGTGATATGATAGCGACCTGTGAAGCAATCGACGCCGCGCGCTGTCGGCGACCTGATTCTGAGCGCGATGCCCGAGTTGCGGGAGCGTCTGCTGGAGGAGAGGATCCGCCGGGCGTGGAGCGCGATGGTCGGCACCGACACCGCGCGGCGGGCGCATCCGCTCCGCTTCGCCAACGCCTGTCTCGAGGTCGTGGTGGACAACTCCCCCTGGCTGCACGAGCTGACGCTGCGGTCGCCTGATCTGACCGCGCGCCTGGCCGCCCACTTCCCGGAGGTCCGCGCCCTCCGTTTCGTCCAGGGAGCGCTGCCACCCGAGAGCGCCGCGCCCCAGGCCGGCCAGCCGCGGCCGAAGCCGCTGAGCGCGGACGACGCGCGCGAGATCGACGACGCGGTGACCGCCATCGCCGATGAGGACCTCCGGAGGGCGGCCCGGCGCCTGATGACGAAGGCGCGGCGGTCTCCGGTGGCCGTCGCGACGCTGGTCCTGGCCGGCGCGCTGGCCGCGGGCTGCGCGATGAAGGGCCGGGTGACGGCCGAGGCGGACGGGACCCCGCGGCGGACGCTGACCCAACCGAGCGCGGCCGCCGAGGCCTACTACCACTACGGCGTGGCCCAGCTCTACGCCCAGGCCGGCCGGTTCAAGGATGCGGTGGTGGCGCTGGAAGAGGCGGTCAAGCGCGACTCCAGCTCGGCCTTCCTCTGGCGCGAGATGGCTCAGGGGTTGGCGCGCGCCGATGCGCCCGAGCAGGCCATCGCCGCGGCCCGGCGCGCCGTGGCCCTGGCGCCCCAGGATCCCATCTCCCACCTCACTCTGGCCGAGCTCCTGCGCCAGCAGAAGAAATACGCGGACGCCGAGGGCGAGCTGGAGAAGGTCATCGCGCTGAACCCGACCGCCGAGGAGCCGTATTTGACGCTGGCCCGCTTCCACGTCGAGCAGAAGGCCTACGATCGCGCCCGGGCGGTCCTGCTGCGGCTGGCCGAGCGCCAACCGCGGCTGGCCCAGGTACAGTTCCTGCTGGGGCGGCTGGCCATTGAGACCGAGAACCTCGACGAGGCGATCGCGCGGCTCACCCAGGCCGTCGATCTCGATCCCGATCACGACGGCGCCTGGACGGCGCTGGGCTACGCGTACGAGGCCAAGCACCAGGCCGAGCAGGCGGTGGAGATCTACCGGCGGGCCATCAAGACCAACCCGGACAATCCCGCGTTCGTGGAGCGCCTGAGCGATCTTCTCATCCGGCTCGGCCGCTTCAAGGAGGCCCAGGCCGAGATCGAGACGCTCACCGAGAACGCGCCCCGTGACGCGCGCCTGTGGATGAAGCTCGGCGCCGTCTACTACGAGCAGAAGATCTGGGACAAGGCCAGCGAGGCGTTCCGGCGCGGCGTGCTGCTGGAGCCCAACAATCTGAGAGCGCGCTACTTCCTGGCCACGACCCTGATGGATGGGGGGCGCGACGACGACGCCCGCGCCGAGCTGGAGCGGATCCTCCGGCTCGACCCGCGCTCGATCGACGCGCGGGTGCAGCTGGGCTTCCTGCACGGGCGGGCCAAGCACCACGACCAGGCGGTCGCCGTGCTGCGCGAGGCGGTGAACCTGGAGCCCAAGCGCCCGGAGCTGTTCCTCTATCTGGGGACGGCTTATTTCCGGGGCAAGCAGTACGACCGCGCGATCGAGACGCTCCGGGAAGGCCTGACGCTCGACGACAAGAACAAGGACCTCCACTTCCAGCTCGGCGTCGTCTATGAAAAGCAGCAGCGGTTCGACGATGCCGTCCGCGCGTTCCGTCGCGTCATCGCGCTCGATCCCAAGCACGCCGAGGCCTACAACTACGTCGGCTACATGTACGCCGAGCGCGGCCAGAATCTCGACGAGGCGATTCAGTTCATCAGCAAGGCCTTGGATCTCGAGCCCGACAACGGCTACTTCATCGACAGTCTCGGCTGGGCGTACTACCAGCAGGGCCGCTACGGCGACGCGCTCCGCGAGCTGAAGCGCGCCGTGGAGAAGGCCAAGGAACCCGATCCCGTCATCTACGACCACCTCGGCGACGCGTATGCGAAGAACGGTCTGACCGAAGACGCGCTCGCCGCGTGGGAGAAATCGCTCCAGCTGGATCCGACCGCCGACGGTGTCAAGAAGAAGCTCGAGGAGCTGCGCAGCCGTCAGCAGCGGGTCAAGGGTGAGCGGTCGCGGCTTTCTCAGTAGCGCCGCGCTCCTGCTGGTGCTGGCCGGCTGCGCGCGCGTGCTGCCGCCGCCGCGCCAACCCATCTCCGAGGACGCCCGCCGGGCCATCGCCTTGCTGGTCGCACGCTGGCGCGACTTCTCGGACCTCCGCACCCTCGCCGACATTCGCCTCCAGCGCGGCGGCGAACAGCAGGCCCTGACCGGCGTCCTGCTGGCGAAGGCGCCGGCCTCGGTCAGGTTCGAGGCGCTCTCGCCCCTCGGTCAGCCCTGGCTCCTGGTGACGATCCACGACGGCCAGCTCACCGCCTACAACGTGGCGTCCAATGAGGCCGTCATCGGCCCGGCCACGGCCGATACCGCCGCGCGGCTGCTCAAGCTGCCCTTCGATCCCGATGACCTCGTCGGCGTGCTGGCCGGGCGCGCGGTGCCCCCCAAGGACCTGCGCGTCGCCGAATTGCTGCCGCCGAACGAGTACGGCCGGTCGCTCGAGCTGATCGGTCGCGTCAACCGCCAGCGTATCTGGATGGAATTCGAGAGCGGCGTCGTCCGCCAGCTCGAGATCACGGGGGGCCGCTACGAGGCGCGCGTGACGTACCTGCGCGACGCCGAGGGGCGACCGCTGGGATTCGACCTGAGCGCGGCGCAGGCGTACCTGACCGGGTCGGTCCGCTACCGCGACCCGGTGTTCGACGCCGGCATCGAGGCCGACCGCTTCCGATTTACCGTGCCGGAGAGCGCCAAAACCGAGCGGTTACATTGACGCCTCCGGGCACGCGTGCTAGGCTGATGTGCCTTGTCGAGGGGGTCGGGGAGTGGTCGTCGCCTCGTGCTCAGTGCCGCGGCCAAGGTGAACCTGGCTCTTGAGGTTCTGAGCAAGCGCGCCGACGGCTATCACGAGATCGCCACGGTCATGCAGACCGTGGACCTGTCCGACCGGCTGATCCTGGAAGACGCCGAGACGCTTGCGCTTCGCGTGAGCGCTCCCGGCGTGCCGACCGACTCGACGAACCTCGCGGTACGCGCGGCGCTGGCGCTGCGCGAAGCGGCGGGGGTCGCGCGAGGCGCGCGGATCACCCTCGACAAGCGGGTCCCGGTCGCCGGAGGTCTCGGCGGCGGATCGGCCGACGCGGCGGCGGTGCTCCTGGGGCTCAACCGCCTCTGGGGCCTGCGCTGGCCCCTGCCGCGACTGGCGAACCTCGCGGTGACGCTCGGGATGGACGTGCCGTTTTTCCTGCGGGGGGGCACCGCGCTGGCGACGGGTCGCGGCGAGACGCTCGAGCCGGTGGTCGGAGGCGCGCTGGCGCTGGTCCTGGTGAACCCGGGATTCGGGTCGAGCACCGCGGAGGCCTACCGGCGGGTCACGCCCCAGATGTATACGGACGGCAAGCGCACGCAGGCGCTGCTGGATGCCCTCCGGAGCAGGCGTGCGGCCCGCGTGGCGGCGAGCCTTTACAATGGGCTCGAGGGAGTCGTCGCCCGGCATCACCCCGAGATCGGGCGGATGGAGGCGGCGCTGCTGGCGGCGGGCGCGCTGGGCGCGACCATGTCAGGCAGCGGACCGACGGTCCTCGGCGTGGCGCGCTCCTTCGAGCACGCCCGGCAGATTCGCGCGCGGCTGACCCGCGCGTCGTGGGCGTGCTGGGCGGTGCGGACGACGCGCGGCCCCGCGGTCCGAGTCAGGGCCATGGACGCAGGGCGAGCCGCAGGGCGGCCAGGGGCTGAGGCCCCTGCGCCCGAGGCGAGCGACGCTGGAGAGTCCCGCCCGCCCGAGGCGAGCTGATGAACAGAGGCGGGGCGGGCCGGCGGCGAACGGTTCGGCAAATGAGGAGACTCACGGTGGGGCGTGGCCAAGCGGCAAGGCGCGGGACTTTGGATCCCGTATTCGGAGGTTCGAATCCTCCCGCCCCAACCACCGTCTGGCGAGGAGCACGATGACCTACGACCTCAAGGTGTTCACGGGGACCGCGAACCGTCCTCTGGCCGAGGAGATCGCGCAGTGCCTCCACCTGCCCCTGAGCGACGCGGAGGTGTCGCGTTTCTCCGACGGCGAGGTGTTCGTGCAGGTCAACGAGAACGTGCGGGGCACCGACGTCTTCGTGATCCAGCCGACGTGCCCGCCCGTGAACGACAACCTGATGGAGTTGCTGATCATGATCGATGCGCTCAAGCGCGCCTCGGCGCGGCGCATCACCGCGGTGCTCCCCTACTACGGCTACGCGCGGCAGGACAGGAAGGTGCAACCCCGGGTGCCCATCACCGCCAAGCTCGTCGCCGACCTGCTGGAAGCCGCCGGCGTCGACCGCGTGCTGGCCCTCGACCTCCACGCCGGGCAGATCCAGGGCTTCTTCAATATCCCGGTCGATCACCTGTTCGCCGCCCCCGTCATCATCGACTACCTGGGCAAGAAGGACCTCAAGGACGCGGTGATCGTCTCGCCCGACGCTGGCGGCGTCGAGCGGGCTCGCGCCATCGCCAAGCGCCTGCGGGGGGCCCTGGCCATCATCGACAAGCGACGCGAGGGGCCCAACCAGTCGGTGGCCATGCACCTCATCGGCGAGGTGCGGGGCCGGGACACCGTTGTGATCGACGACATGATCGACACCGCGGGGACGCTGGTGCAAGCCGTGACGACGCTGGAGCGCGAGGGCGCGCGCCGGATTCTGGCCTGCGGCGTGCACCCCGTCCTCTCCGGTCCGGCGATCGAGCGCATCAAGGCCGCGCCGCTCGAGGAGACCGTCGTCACCAACTCGATCCCGGTCACGTCGGAAAAGCGCGCCGCCCGGCTCACGGTGCTCAGCGTGGCGCCGCTCCTGGCCGAGGCGATCCGTCGCATCCACGACGAGGAATCCGTGTCGACTCTGTTCGTCTGAAAGGGAGCCTCCCATGCAGATCCAAGAGCTGACGATCAAACGCCGCGAGGGGACCGGCCGTCAGGTCGCCAAACGGCTGCGCCGCGCCGGCGCGGTACCGGCCGTGCTCTACGGCGGCGTCAAGGCGGAGTCCGTCACCGTCGACCCGCGCGCCGTGCTCCGCATCATCCACGGCCACCAGGGATCGACCCAACTGCTGACGCTCAAGATCGAGGGCGAGAGCGCTGCGCGCATGGCCATCATTCGCGCCATGCAGTTCGATCCGGTCAGCGAGGACCTGCTCCACGTCGATCTCCAGGAGGTCACGGCGGACCGGGCGATCACCGTCCGGGTGGCGGTGCACCCGGTGGGCGAGGCAGCGGGCGTAAAAGAGCAGCAGGGCATCCTGAACACCGTCATGCACGAGGTCGAGGTCTCGTGCCTGCCGACCCAGATCCCGGAGCGGATCGACGCCGACGTGACGGCGCTCATGATCGGCGACGTGCTGACGGTCGCCGATCTCAAGGTGCCGGAGGGCGTGCGCATCCTGAACGACCCGGGCCAGGCCGTCGTCACGGTGGCCCCGCCGATGGCGGAGGAAGCGCCGCCGGTACCGGCTGCGGAGGTCGCGGCGGTCACGACGGAGCCGGAAGTCCTCACGGAGCGCAAGCCGAAGGAAGAGGAGGCGGCGCCGGCCGAAGAGGGCAAGAAGGAGAAGGCCAAGAAGTAGCGGAGCACGCTGGCGTGGCCCACGTGGTGGTGGGGCTCGGGAACCCGGGGCCGGAATATCGCGCCACCCGCCACAACGTGGGCCAGCGCGTGCTGGACCTGCTCGCGCAGATGCTGGGCAAATCCTGGCGGCGTGACGGCCAGGCCATGGTCGCCCGCGGGCAGTGGCGCGGAGCAGCAGTCGCGCTCGTCAAGCCGCTGGCCTTCATGAACGTCAGCGGCCCCGTCATCGGCCAGACGCTCCGCCAACAGGGCGCGGACCCCGCCGATCTCATCCTGGTCTACGACGACATCGATCTCCCTCTGGGCACCATCCGCGCGCGCATGAAGGGTAGCCACGGCGGCCACAAGGGCGTCCGGTCCGTCATCGAGGCGCTCGGGACCCAGGAGATCCGGCGGGTGAAGGTGGGCATCGGGCGGCCCGATCGGAAGGACGAGGTCCCGGACCACGTGCTGGCGCCCTTCGAGCCCGAGGAGCTGCCCGTTGTCGACGCGGCGGTGGCCGCCGCCGCCGAGCGCGTGCTCGGGCTCATCCAGGGACCTTAGAAGAAGAGCACGGTCACCAGGACGAACAGCGGCAGCAGGACTCCTCCGCTATAGAGCATGTAGCCGAAGAAGCTCGGCATCTTGATCCCGGCCTCATCCGCAATCGACTTGACCATGAAGTTGGGGGCATTGCCGATGTAGGTGTTGGCCCCCATGGCGACGGCGCCGACACTGATCCCGACGAGGATCGCCTGCGGCATCCCCACCACCTCGTTGGCCAGGTGGAGCCCCTGCCCCAGCGCCAGGAAAGTCAGGTAGGTCGGCGCGTTGTCGAGGAACGAGGACAGCATCCCGGAGGCCCAGAAAAACTGCCAGGGCTCCCGCACGCCCAGCTCCCCGCCCCGAATCCGGAGCAGCTCGAGCGCGGGAATCATGGCGAGGAAGATGCCGAAAAAGAGCACCGCCACTTCGGAGATCGGGTAGTACGTGAACCTGTTGGCGCGCCGGATCTGCCGCGGCGTGAGCCAGAGGGAGAGGCCGGCGAGGCTTACGATGGCGGCCTCGCGGAACGGCGCCTGCAGGAAGGCGACCGCCAACACGACCATGCCCAGCCCGAGGACGTTCGGGCTGCCGTCCATCCGCAGGGGCTCGACCTGGGCTCGGTCGAGGCGCAGCGCGCTGATCGGCTCTCGGGCGTACTGCGTGGTGTCCCACACGAAATAGGTCAGGAGCAGGGCGCCCACCATGAGGGCCCAGGGGGCCCAGAGCCGGAACGTCCACGTGAAGGGCACGCCCTCCAGATATCCCAGGAACAGGGGCGGGTCGCCGAGCGGGGTCAGCATGCCGCCGATGTTCGAGACGAGGAAGATGAAGAAGATGACAGTGTGCTTCACGCGGCGGCGCTCCCGGTTGGTCTGCAGGAGCGGCCGGATGAGCAGCATGGAGGCCCCCGTGGTGCCGATGAACGATGCCAGGACGGCGCCGATGGCCAGGAACCCGGTGTTCGTCGACGGCGTGGCCACGAGGTCCCCCCGCAGGAGGATGCCACCGGAGATGACGTAGAGCCCGCCCAGGAGGACGATGAAGGATACGTAGTCTTCCGCCATGTGGACGAGTGCAGCGGGCTGCCGAGCGAGGTAGAGGACGAGGATCGGCAGCCCCAAGCATGCCGAGACGAGCGACTTGTTCCGGTTCGACTCCCACCAGTGGGGAACCCAGAGGGGGCAGACGGCGATCGCGAGGAGCATCGCGACGAAGGGCAGGACCGTATAGACTGGCGGTGGGCTCCCCAGCGGCTCGCTTTCCTCTCGTCAGTGCGCCATGACGGCGCCGCTAGTGTAGTAGGGAACGCCGACGACGCAACGGGGAAAGGCGGCGCCCAGGCTCCTTTCGGTAGCGGACCGCGCGATCCGATGGTATATAGTTATCGTTTACCCAGAAAGTGGTCGGTGCGACCGCGGGAGGGGGGGGTCGAGTGACCAAGGTCATCGTGGAGCCCGACGAGTCCTTCGAGAGCGCCCTCAAGCGCTTCAAGAAGCAGTGCGAGAAGGCCGGGCTCATGTCGGAGCTGCGCAAGCGCCAGCACTACGAGAAGCCCAGCGTCAAGCGGAAGCGGAAGACGCTGGCCGCGCGCAAGAAGGCCAAGAAACGGGAGCGGATGTCCGACTAGCTGCCGGGAGTGGCGGGGTCGAATGGGACCAGGTCCGGGCCCTCTTGGCCTCGCACACCCGGACCCCGATGGGTCGGGAGCGGGCGGCGGGGC
This window harbors:
- a CDS encoding sodium:proton antiporter, with the translated sequence MGSPPPVYTVLPFVAMLLAIAVCPLWVPHWWESNRNKSLVSACLGLPILVLYLARQPAALVHMAEDYVSFIVLLGGLYVISGGILLRGDLVATPSTNTGFLAIGAVLASFIGTTGASMLLIRPLLQTNRERRRVKHTVIFFIFLVSNIGGMLTPLGDPPLFLGYLEGVPFTWTFRLWAPWALMVGALLLTYFVWDTTQYAREPISALRLDRAQVEPLRMDGSPNVLGLGMVVLAVAFLQAPFREAAIVSLAGLSLWLTPRQIRRANRFTYYPISEVAVLFFGIFLAMIPALELLRIRGGELGVREPWQFFWASGMLSSFLDNAPTYLTFLALGQGLHLANEVVGMPQAILVGISVGAVAMGANTYIGNAPNFMVKSIADEAGIKMPSFFGYMLYSGGVLLPLFVLVTVLFF
- the rpsU gene encoding 30S ribosomal protein S21, with the translated sequence MTKVIVEPDESFESALKRFKKQCEKAGLMSELRKRQHYEKPSVKRKRKTLAARKKAKKRERMSD